Proteins from one Oncorhynchus keta strain PuntledgeMale-10-30-2019 unplaced genomic scaffold, Oket_V2 Un_contig_19179_pilon_pilon, whole genome shotgun sequence genomic window:
- the LOC127920369 gene encoding collagen alpha-1(VI) chain-like isoform X2 encodes MTAWSYTPLTQSSSLQTTVVGLITNNDETAYREEVRALGLWCQENNLPLNVHKTKEMIVDFRKQQREHSPIHIDGTVVEKGIRGFTGLKGDVGLPGDRGDDNNQPGRGGLQGPKGYPGLTGENGSPGPVGHPGADECEILEVIQKLCFFS; translated from the exons atgactgcgtggtcaTACACACCTCtgactcaatcatcaagtttgcagacgacagtggtaggcttgattaccaacaacgatgagacggcctacagggaggaggtgagggccctcggattgtggtgtcaggaaaataacctcccaCTCAACGtccacaaaacaaaggagatgattgtggacttcaggaaacagcagagggaacactcccctatccacatcgacgggacagtagtggagaag ggcATCAGGGGATTCACAGGGCTGAAGGGTGATGTCGGCCTGCCAGGTGATCGCGGTGATGAT AACAACCAGCCAGGTCGTGGAGGACTCCAGGGGCCAAAAGGATACCCTGGTCTCACAGGAGAGAAT GGATCCCCAGGCCCAGTGGGCCATCCGGGGGCAGAC